A region from the Buteo buteo chromosome 19, bButBut1.hap1.1, whole genome shotgun sequence genome encodes:
- the RESF1 gene encoding LOW QUALITY PROTEIN: retroelement silencing factor 1 (The sequence of the model RefSeq protein was modified relative to this genomic sequence to represent the inferred CDS: deleted 1 base in 1 codon) encodes MDWNVRPFQNADVKKNLQSKEACYTQSLSNAHAFPLTNANSSKSVCTDAGNNQMVYLQTSNAAFPLVDAERFKTSYQALPGASVASNDFFISKYSLVRHPLSCVPVTPKPPNQTSLLQAEMTQTSWPNSHGYIYSCRKLPHPSQMKAGNNMRNVLQEPQYVPRNGYAVQPQIQQHNGVRTTMLYRSNIPSQNSSMSLGTSGQCVQNQIYHSNNQFKVLHSLNQNTEANVQLLQYRPSQMGSEAPSGCSAPSLPANCDSRAAAQSLIGVPQAVQNVPNGYTLSQQRHPSDPENASDFNSVQQHCQKQQSGEVSQSVRNVSNSSGNVTANQPFNEKSVPCPGISKELYDIVKELETLSSVAASKPPSDSASVQESQTSSLMNGPVNSQTYSIAVDGRKITKDRLAWEAQRLLTIKKKCILLEKMHRYKRKLFAASKHGKSIPPLPPSYQAALANCFSQVPKQNVPPSPSETVMTESPILNSSPEERNDKNVANADNRGLEVTQSNPQVEQGSLSSSSAPIPSQSKLPAQLNNPESTPILEQRDACALNSSQKTVTSLNNTSCFSQVDSSIKIASKNVPANPKNSSFLQFVLSSTNILKEKTAGAIADKILTSLLRSEKPLVDGSASGGSLLKDTSEKNIESLKSEQALTVHTNSPAESGEAKFQSDVAQKKMPFTEKTSVNQNNCSYSVEELTACLGLWRKHPSESVTVQNSQSKESPTANQISPCSQNTKNREQNVLVSTDEAILPVTTASVAQKLDTLSCNLIKSFELQVAVVSPLVLSEQRTQSEQAGKCPTSAGKTYPVIDSGSISSLQEQGKNVLSVVNTDKGTIETVWSSPSNCVLVQKVDSPLQQTKLANGNRRVKSNLSANNSYDENQRKVGQLAQDARENLQLGLQNKPSLPELVMNFSSKIFQESVRDHEAKQAETGDTSTAVLEEQMFCISSVCSLVEGHTFYNPQIASIFRSVPETCALSDTSSEGNASDPRQKEQQVDLSKNELSNNTPQRESFLQNVLEESSSCMNKAGKILDGITTSHLEKESSGDPLKTISTSEQKMSLNASLKHPENDLEILAKLNQQLAQNSLDFSISITAETNAFTVPRDNSKQNYMSSKNSTEREMNVFGAEPIKYLNNQLSELVEEFPYGIEGADMLTKEPVQNDSVAEWMENRPQEETQICDKNFHLKDPVDQIKIEVLNFDQIQELFPEHNWCSSSDNERVASQQSGEASAEEENVEGSIQPRQSLCEKKKIQEKTSNCRVGWEKDCSLMGWLSVGCKMPQCPCIFGTSGAEKNDGQLSKAENTSSAERQEKNSKSDAIMKKNCAVGNLPISEKIPNNDSKNKKDTCKYTSAMNKKARLTVNNECKPLTTQQEIIGPDNSSENQDADKSKRSSLKKEPQIDREIPLLGKEFHSDKKEYQIAGHIDADNMTKSSKKKERVFKMESLSKDKTERDLAMKCKTDIHKFTDSETVEIKHVEVNEGQKIKTCEENSAEEQNGRKQKEILGQDVGINIKEKAKLSAEIKHKKLNSYCADAIKFPNFGTVDLKSRNPKYSQPKSIKVHPSQEQSYKRKRKENKIGKRDPKKTKMEEERLKQSEGKKSKQLSHNCVINTDKAKKLNGENGWKSKSSLADRSVLKLQRKRARSSTISNYFSNKERRLDAQNKDKCSEKMFPDKNLLYLNRRNNRLKLHLQKEPKKHYLNRVAFKRTAQERIYLTKLETSPVRPIWPIKPKVSQNSADVKRDASVSEVEKSRKLGVLEFKLCPEILFRNPTTDEESLAAKNSLEREKAVVAGVKSKKEDWLKCDPVKQKKLEEISTAEDSIPLDTAIQILDGDGKALHIPIKDSKEVFQTYRKMYLEKKSKSLGSTPVS; translated from the exons atggactGGAATGTAAGACCATTCCAGAATGCTGATGTAAAGAAGAACCTGCAAAGTAAAGAAGCATGTTACACTCAGTCGCTTTCTAATGCACATGCTTTTCCTCTGACAAATGCCAATTCCTCTAAAAGTGTATGCACTGATGCTGGAAATAACCAAATGGTGTATCTGCAAACTAGCAATGCTGCCTTCCCTCTTGTTGATGCTGAAAGATTCAAAACTTCATATCAGGCTTTACCAGGAGCATCTGTAGCTAGTAATGATTTTTTCATCTCAAAATACTCACTTGTTCGACATCCACTGTCCTGTGTACCAGTCACTCCAAAACCTCCCAATCAGACATCGCTTTTGCAGGCAGAGATGACTCAGACTTCTTGGCCAAACTCCCATGGCTACATTTATTCCTGTAGAAAGTTACCTCACCCATCTCAAATGAAAGCTGGAAATAACATGAGGAATGTACTTCAGGAACCTCAGTACGTCCCCAGAAACGGTTACGCTGTGCAGCCACAAATACAGCAGCATAATGGTGTGAGAACTACAATGTTATATCGAAGTAACATTCCTTCCCAGAATAGTTCTATGTCTCTTGGTACATCTGGGCAATGTGTCCAAAACCAAATATATCATTCCAACAATCAGTTTAAAGTTTTACACTCGCTGAATCAAAATACTGAAGCAAACGTACAGCTGCTACAGTATCGACCAAGTCAGATGGGATCAGAAGCTCCTAGCGGATGTTCTGCACCATCTTTGCCTGCCAACTGTGATTCAAGAGCTGCAGCACAGTCTTTAATAGGTGTACCACAGGCAGTTCAAAATGTGCCTAATGGATACACCCTTAGCCAACAGAGGCACCCATCAGATCCAGAAAATGCTTCTGATTTTAACAGTGTTCAGCAACACTGTCAGAAACAGCAATCTGGAGAAGTCAGTCAATCAGTTAGGAATGTCAGTAATTCAAGTGGAAATGTGACAGCAAATCAGCCTTTTAATGAAAAGTCTGTGCCATGCCCTGGCATTTCCAAAGAACTGTATGATATTGTGAAAGAACTGGAAACTCTTTCTTCAGTGGCTGCTTCAAAGCCACCGAGTGATAGTGCTTCAGTTCAGGAAAGCCAGACTAGTAGTTTAATGAATGGGCCTGTTAATTCTCAAACTTATTCAATAGCAgtagatggaagaaaaattacaaaggacAGACTAGCTTGGGAAGCTCAAAGGCTGctcactattaaaaaaaaatgcatcctgCTTGAAAAGATGCATCGTTATAAAAGAAAACTCTTCGCGGCTTCAAAACATGGCAAAAGTATTCCCCCACTTCCTCCAAGTTATCAAGCTGCTCTTGCTAATTGTTTTTCACAGGTGCCCAAACAAAATGTACCACCTTCCCCATCTGAAACAGTGATGACAGAGAGTCCAATACTTAACTCTTcacctgaagaaagaaatgacaaaaatgtaGCCAATGCTGATAACAGAGGATTAGAGGTGACTCAAAGTAACCCTCAGGTGGAGCAGGGAAGCCTTTCATCAAGCTCTGCTCCTATTCCCTCTCAAAGCAAACTCCCAGCTCAATTAAATAATCCCGAGAGTACTCCCATCTTGGAACAAAGGGATGCATGTGCCTTGAACTCTTCTCAAAAAACTGTGACATCCTTGAACAACACTTCATGTTTTAGTCAAGTGGATAGCTCTATCAAAATTGCATCAAAGAATGTGCCAGCTAACCCCAAGAATTCAtcatttcttcagtttgtaTTGAGCAGCACAAATATATTGAAAGAGAAGACAGCTGGTGCTATTGCTGATAAAATACTGACTAGTCTCCTGCGTAGTGAAAAACCACTGGTAGATGGATCTGCCTCAGGTGGAAGCTTACTAAAAGACACTAGTGAGAAGAACATAGAAAGTTTGAAAAGTGAGCAGGCACTTACGGTTCACACAAACTCTCCTGCTGAATCTGGTGAAGCTAAATTCCAGAGTGATGTAGCTcagaagaaaatgccatttaCTGAAAAGACATCTGTTAATCAGAACAATTGTAGTTACTCTGTGGAAGAACTAACTGCATGCCTGGGCTTGTGGAGAAAGCATCCGTCAGAATCTGTAACTGTGCAAAATAGCCAGTCAAAGGAAAGCCCCACAGCAAATCAGATTTCGCCTTGcagccaaaacacaaaaaatagaGAACAAAATGTTCTGGTTAGTACAGATGAAGCAATTTTGCCTGTAACAACTGCTTCTGTAGCACAAAAACTTGATACATTGAGTTGCAATTTGATAAAAAGTTTTGAACTCCAAGTTGCAGTTGTCTCTCCTTTAGTACTTTCTGAACAGAGAACACAGAGTGAGCAGGCAGGCAAATGTCCAACATCTGCAGGTAAAACCTATCCAGTGATTGACTCAGGAAGCATAAGTAGCTTGCAAGAAcaggggaaaaatgttttaagtgtgGTAAATACTGATAAAGGAACAATAGAAACTGTTTGGTCATCACCCAGTAATTGTGTTCTGGTACAGAAAGTGGACTCACCTTTGCAACAGACCAAATTAGCTAATGGAAACAGAAGAGTAAAAAGCAATCTGAGTGCAAATAATTCATACGATGAAAACCAAAGGAAAGTTGGTCAATTGGCACAAGATGCCAGAGAAAATCTGCAGCTTGGATTACAAAACAAGCCTTCTCTTCCTGAATTGGTCATGAATTTTTCTAGTAAAATCTTTCAAGAAAGTGTAAGAGACCATGAAGCCAAGCAAGCAGAGACAGGAGATACATCCACAGCTGTGTTGGAAGAACAGATGTTTTGTATTTCTAGTGTATGTTCTCTTGTTGAAGGTCATACGTTTTATAATCCACAAATAGCAAGTATCTTCAGGTCAGTCCCTGAGACATGTGCATTAAGTGATACCTCATCAGAAGGAAATGCATCTGACCCAAGGCAAAAGGAACAACAGGTGGACTTGTCTAAAAATGAGCTGAGCAATAACACTCCCCAAAGAGAGAGCTTCCTGCAAAATGTGTTGGAAGAATCATCAAGCTGCATGAATAAAGCAGGTAAGATTTTGGATGGTATCACAACTAGTCATTTGGAGAAAGAAAGCAGTGGCGATCCTCTTAAAACAATTTCTACCTCAGAACAAAAAATGTCACTCAATGCATCTTTGAAGCATCCTGAAAATGACTTGGAAATTCTTGCTAAGTTAAACCAGCAGTTAGCTCAAAATTCACTAGATTTCTCAATCAGCATAACTGCTGAAACGAATGCGTTCACTGTTCCAAGAGACAACAGTAAACAGAATTACATGTCTAGTAAAAATAGCACAGAAAGAGAGATGAACGTTTTTGGAGCAGAACCTATTAAATATCTAAACAATCAACTGTCTGAACTAGTGGAAGAGTTTCCATATGGCATTGAAGGTGCTGATATGCTAACAAAAGAACCCGTACAAAATGATTCTGTGGCTGAGTGGATGGAGAACAGACCTCAAGAAGAGACTCAAATTTGTGACAAGAATTTTCATTTGAAGGACCCAGTAGATCAGATAAAAATTGAAGTGTTAAACTTTGATCAGATACAAGAACTGTTTCCTGAACACAACTGGTGTTCCTCTAGTGACAACGAGAGAGTAGCGAGTCAACAGTCAGGAGAGGCTTCAGCTGAGGAGGAGAACGTCGAAGGCAGTATTCAGCCTCGTCAGAGTCTAtgtgagaagaagaaaatacaagaaaaaacatccaACTGCAGGGTGGGGTGGGAAAAAGATTGTTCTTTAATGGGTTGGCTATCTGTAGGATGTAAAATGCCACAGTGTCCCTGTATATTTGGAACATCTGGTGCAGAGAAAAATGATGGTCAgctttcaaaagctgaaaatactaGCTCTGCAGAGAGGCAAGAGAAGAACAGTAAATCTGATGCcataatgaagaaaaactgtGCAGTGGGAAACCTGccaatttctgaaaaaatcccaaacaatgatagcaaaaataaaaaagatactTGCAAATACACCTCTGCAATGAACAAAAAAGCTAGGCTAACGGTGAATAATGAATGCAAACCACTTACAACACAACAGGAAATAATTGGACCAGATAATTCCTCTGAAAACCAGGATGCTGATAAATCTAAAAGGAGCAGCTTGAAGAAAGAGCCGCAAATCGACAGAGAAATCCCATTGTTAGGCAAAGAATTTCATTCTGACAAAAAAGAATATCAGATTGCTGGTCATATAGATGCAGACAACATGACAAAGTCatccaaaaagaaagagagagttTTCAAAATGGAGTCCCTTTCAAAAGATAAAACCGAAAGAGATTTGGCcatgaaatgcaaaacagacATTCACAAATTTACAGACTCAGAAACTGTTGAAATTAAGCATGTTGAAGTCAATGAAggacaaaaaattaaaacctgtgAAGAGAATTCAGCTGAAGAACAGAATGGTAGGAAACAAAAGGAGATACTTGGGCAAGATGTAGGAATTAACatcaaagagaaagcaaaattatcagcagaaataaaacataaaaagctgAATAGTTACTGTGCTGATGCTATAAAGTTCCCAAATTTTGGCACTGTAGACTTAAAGTCAAGAAACCCCAAATATTCTCAGCCTAAATCTATTAAAGTTCATCCTTCACAGGAGCAGTCATACAAAcggaagaggaaggaaaataagattGGGAAGAGAGAccctaagaaaacaaaaatggaagaggaaagactgaaacaatctgaaggaaaaaaatccaagcagcTTTCACATAATTGCGTGATAAACACTGACAAAGCTAAAAAACTGAATGGAGAAAATGGCTGGAAATCAAAGAGTTCATTAGCAGATCGCTCTGTGCTTAAACTACAGAGAAAAAGGGCTCGATCTTCTACCATCTCAAACTACTTTTCTAACAAAGAGAGGCGTCTCGATGCTCAAAACAAAGACAAGTGCTCTgagaaaatgtttcctgataAAAATCTGCTGTatttaaatagaagaaataaCAGATTAAAATTGCATCTTCAAAAGGAACCAAAAAAACACTACCTGAACAGAGTTGCATTTAAACGTACAGCACAGGAACGCATATATCTGACAAAATTAGAGACATCACCTGTCAGACCCATCTGGCCTATAAAGCCCAAAGTGTCACAAAACAGCGCAGATGTGAAAAGAGATGCTTCTGTCTCCGAAGTTGAGAAATCACGCAAACTGGGAGTACTTGAATTTAAGCTGTGTCCAGAGATACTGTTCAGAAATCCAACCACTGATGAGGAGAGCTTAGCTGCAAAGAATTccctggaaagagagaaagccGTTGTGGCAG GTGTCAAGAGTAAAAAAGAAGATTGGTTAAAATGTGATCCAGTGAAGCaaaaaaagctggaagagaTCTCTACAG